In Tissierellales bacterium, the sequence ATGGAATTATGAAAAATGTAAATGCTATGAAAGAACTAGAAACAAAAATTGAAGAACTAATGTTAGAAAGTGATTTGAATTATGGAGAGGTTGAATCTGTACTAAAAAAATTACAAGCTATTTATATGGACAAAGGGCAAAATTTGCTTAAGGCTACTAGTATCAAGAAAGTTTCAGAGATGCATCGTTTTAATCGCTAGATTAGTATTTTTTATAAAAACGCAAAAATCACAAAAGGAGATGACATATATGAGATTTATAGAAGAGTTAAGAACAGCAGTTGAAGTTGAGAACATTAGACAAGAGGACCTGGCAAATGCTATTGGATGTAGCCAGGTGATGGTAAGCAAGTACCTTAAAAAAGAGTATCAGATGCCACTTGAATCAAAAGTCAAGGCATCAAAGTATATGAACATATCGCGAATCAAAAGAGCTTTAAGTAATGAGTTAAATCTAGGAGTTATGAATATTGAGATTCTAAATAATGTCGACACTAATGTGTTTGTAATAGCAGATAGCATTGAAAAGGAATGTACTGAAGCCGCAGCTGTTATTCCAGACTTGAAAAAAATTCTTAGAAATAAAAAAAGCTCACTTGATTTGGATATGACTGATAATGTTGAG encodes:
- a CDS encoding helix-turn-helix domain-containing protein; translation: MRFIEELRTAVEVENIRQEDLANAIGCSQVMVSKYLKKEYQMPLESKVKASKYMNISRIKRALSNELNLGVMNIEILNNVDTNVFVIADSIEKECTEAAAVIPDLKKILRNKKSSLDLDMTDNVE